From the Synchiropus splendidus isolate RoL2022-P1 chromosome 3, RoL_Sspl_1.0, whole genome shotgun sequence genome, the window AAGAGTCGCATTGCTCCTCCGACTCTCTGCTAGCATTGTGTACCCTGACCAACTCCGTTTTGTGTCCACAGCCGAACGACTTCTCCATCTCGCTGAAGGCCCAGAGCAAGAACAAGCATTTCAAAGTTCAGCTAAAGGAGAACCTTTACTGCATCGGACAACGCAAGTTTAACTCCATGGAGGAGCTAGTGGAACACTACAAAAAGGCTCCCATCTTCACCAGTGAGCAGGGGGACAAACTGTACCTGATCAAGGCTCTGGCTGCCTCCTGATCCCGCTGTGACACATCCACAAGATTGCAtccatatatatagatatatatatatatataaatgtctATAAATACAGCAGAGCATACGGTAAAGTTCAATGCGTGAGAACTCCACCAGGACTATTTGTGAGCATTCCAAGAGGAGCGACGGAAACAATGGACTCCTAAGACTGCAGACCTTTTGGTCACTTATTTAATACCACCCACACCATTTATTTCCACCTTTTTCTGTTagcatttagattttttttcctgttcatAATATATAATCTTTTTacctttcttctttttaatgtgATCTTTTTTCTAATCTCGTGTGGCTTTTTTCACGACAAGGTTTTTACAGCTCAATGTTTTTTCGACACGCTAATCTGTGACCTCTCGTAACCCTGAATAAACATTTGAGTGaccaaaacatatttattgattctATCAGGTGGTGGAGATGTCGCACTGTGCTTGTGAGGATTCTTCCACACCAATGCTCAAAGGAAGTGCTTGTCGGCATGTTGCTGTATTCACCTGACCTGTGAATGTTCGGCCGCGGTCGAACGTCCGGGGACTGTACACGCGAATGAACACGTCAATGCTGTCTTCATGGAGCCGAGTACTCGACAGATCAATGTCAATCCTTGTAGGTCATGTGACGAGTCAAAGCTGTTTCTGTGAAAAGGCTTGTCCCGCCCGCTCATCTGAAACTTTGTCATGGTCAAATCATCTGCACAGTTTTTGGTGGAAAGAAGATGAGTCAGATGTGCCGCTGCCGTATTTGAGACCTCAGTATGGTAACTTGTCCAGTTATATTGAATATAGTGAAAATTTGGTGTGATTTATGATGCAACAACCTACATTTCTAATTGCAGCGTTCAATTTTACGTGCAAAGAAACAATAATGGTGGTGGGACTGAAGGTTGTTACCTGCTGTTGTTGGCGTTGCTATTTTAGTCATGCATTATTTAGTAAACAGACAACCTCACAAATGAAAAGCGACACTGTATCGATACATCTTATTTAACATGCTGcgttaaaagacaaaaacaaaatcccaGTTACCTCACAGAGATGACAGAGACTACCATGTGGACCAGCCTCAGACCTGAAACTGATCTTGTGTGAAGATGCAGACAGATCAAGTTGGCACTGCGAGGAAGAGAAAAGATCTGCAGTCTGTGGTGTATTACCTTCTGCGATCATGTGACCTGTCAAAGTTGCTGAAGTCTGACAGCTGACGCTTCCTCTTGTTGCCTCAGGGAGAGTATCTCTGCGGAAAGAGGAAGACCGGAGGTCAAAATATCAGATGTTTTCTGCAGCAtgtgaaggaaaacacagacacactgtgatgatgtcatttctcCTGAATTGGTGAAAGGCACTCAGTTCGAAATTGCACTCTGGACTATTACTGTATAGATCTTGCATGTCCATCTTGTGCTTCTGCAttcactctgctttcctcccattGTCCAAAATGAGCATGGAGATTAATGGAAGACTTTGAATGTGAACTGGAGGGAATTCCTGATGGGGCTAAATGAAGTGGAGTGGTAGGGCGTCCCATGTTTATACGTGTGATTCTTGTGCTGGACCTGAAATGCATTGGTCTCAGTGACCATCAGACGCTGCCTTCACAACGGCGGTGCACTGTGAACCAAGCAGACCAAGTCGGAGTTGGTGTCTTCTTGAATGCGGCAGAAGGGGTGTTGAGACTGTGCTTGACAAGTTGGAGAAGATTCTCTGTGCACTAAGACCTTGGAGCGTCACCAGAGTCTGCTCCTTGTGCCTATCGATTAATGCACGCTAAAGAGAAGTTGGGATGGAGCAGCAGCGTTGGCCGGCAGCCGCTGCAGCCCcgggagatgatgatgatgatgatggttgcAATCGCTTGTGATGAGTTTTCCAGCTGCGGCCAGTTGAACCAGATCAAGAGAGGGAGGTAGAGAGAGGGATTTCACAGAGGGGAAATGGAAAAACAGCCCCTCAAAACAAAAGGATTGAAGGGTGGGACCTGGAAGGATGTGATGGTCTTGAATATCACTTCCAGTCATTTTTGGGCGGTGAAGTGGACTGAAGCCAACTTTGATACAGCAGCTTGGAGCATTCAAGGGTTTCTCGAACCGTGAGCTTCGACTTTTTATTCAAACCTGACTTAACTTTTTCAAACTGACCACCAACACATCATGAAATTGAAATGGCCAGACATtcttgacagaaaaacaaacaaaaaaaacgtgtgCGTAATATACTTTGAGTcaccaatgttttcttttcctcctaAACTTTGAGCTAAAGTGATAAAAAGGCCAGCGCATCATGCCCTAGTTGGAAGGATTTTGGGAGATTATCATGTGCCTTCACAGCTTTCCATCAACCAAAGGTTTAgtccgcttttttttttttttttttttttttaatatatctcGTCCTCCCCATCATTTTGGTTAAAGCTTTGCATGTGTGTCAGTGGGGTGTGATTAGTGAGCGAATAAGTGTCCTCATTCTCTGCGGAACATTCTATTTTTGTCATGTGTAAAGCCCAGAGTTGATAATGTGTGCGTTGTATCAAGTGACCTTACATAGCGCTATGTAAGAACCAGTGCCCTGAGCAGTTGTGTACACAAATGAAAAGACATACATCTGTAATTTATAACAAGACATTCACCTTAACACTTCGGCCATTTGAGTATGTACTGTAAAAAGCTCCACCACTAAGTACTGAAGTTAAAGTCTGCTTGCGTTATCGAGAAACTGTTTTTAGAggctgaaaacaaatgtgtcttgATGATATCGAGAGCAAAACAGCTTGTTCTTTTTGGTGCTTTTGTGCTGCTTAATACCATTTCTTTGGTGTTCTCTGTCTCGCCAagtttctgtttcctgttcGAGAAGTCAGCGGCTCCGTGTTACGGAATGATAAAGGCAGTGCTGTGAAATTTAATGTCATGCTCTTAATACTGTTTTTATGGCGGGAGGGAGGGTTGTCGTCGGCAGGTGTAATATTTTAGAAGAGTTTATTAGAGTGTTGAAAAAGTCATAATAAACACCATAAAATCAAACCTCTGTGCTGTTGTGGATATTGTTATATGGATATTTTATTGGATATTTAGTGACTGTTTCGGTGAGCAGAACAGGGATCATGGCATGTTATAGCAGATTTTATTGGTGTGTCTGGCAGTGGTCAGCATGGATGATTTATCGACGGCTTCACCACACCAAAGGCACCATTTAAAAAGGTTTTGGAAAGTTGGTCCGTAAATGACTAGCAATGAGTCTCGACATGTGTGGCATTTCCTCCAAATGACCACGCCGAGTTTACCAGGAATAGCCAACTAAAGCTGTTGTTCACACAACTGAACACAACTGGTTGTTTtaatttatgaatattttagtTGCTTGATGATTATAGTAGCACATTATTCATTGTGTGAAGGACTCAGTCATGTTTGTAGTTTCTTTCCTATTCCCTACAAATGTCTTCTTAATAATTGCTAACTTGCCGGTCCAACTTTTGTAAATCCGAATAATACCCTGTATGTAAGCATCAGTTGTGGtgtcaaatgtcaacaaaaatgaacattttcaatCTGGCAAATAAGAACTGGCATGTCAGTCATGACAGCAAACACATCACTCAAGCTTCacatttcagcagttttctatccaataataatgaaataatctgGAAATTAAACAGAAAAGAGACTAAAATATTGAGGCAGAAGGGAATGCAATGATAGTCTGTCTCTGTTAGAAGGACAACAACTATTTTAAAACTAACCACAAAGATATTTGAGTGTGAAATTCGCCTACTTCAATGAAACGCAAGGCTTATGTTAAAACAATGTTGGCTATTGACTGTTAAGTAAATACATTATTCTATTTGACACAATTGCTTTCAGGAAATGACTCACGGTCTGTTGAATCTGTATTGAATGGTTACGAATTATGATTTATTGTGAACTCACAATTCGTGTTGCGGACGTGACATCAGACCGTCAAACAAGCCTTGGTGAAACATGtcgtatcttttttttttttttttttaggctgtCGTCCATTTATTTTTGGATCCCGCATGGAGAAAGAATGTGACTTGCATTTTTCCGCAGACGATGGAATGACTGATGTCTGACGGAGGAAGTTTTGCCGGCTGATCGTCTGTGCTCTGATGGCTGATACTGAGGCGCCCCCTGCCGGTCGCTTAcgattactactactactactactagatTCATTGGGCTGGTCACATTTGCGAGGCaccacattttatttgaaagaaTTCTTGAAACTGACGCTGAACATTACATGTTAAAAATATACAAATGCTCTGTTGGTTTACACGAGTGCTGTACAAAATCAGAGAAAGTGAGTTTGTGCGAACGTACACATGACCACACACTGACAGTCTCACTGACAGAAACTGTCCATTATCAGTATCAGTACTCACACACCAGAAATGGAAGTCTAACCTGTGAATTCATTTTCACAACCAATTCTAAAACTTAGTGAACTAAGGGTCTTTTTCACCACGGCTCTCTTTGTTACATTGGGAGTTTGGGGCTGTGCCCAAAGTATTGGTGTAACCTCCGAGGCAACACATTACTTGGATTATCAGTCAGATTTAGTGTCGATGCAATGTCTACATGTGTATTGGGTCAGAAGGGATATTATGCAGTGAAAGACGCAATGTTAAACACAGGCTTTTCCACAGATAATGTAATTCTTAAGAGAGGTCAAACTCGTGACCTCTGGTCACCATTATTTCGCTGATGCTAGAATAGAATTTCAACTCGATTGGAAATCAGCACTACAGTTCTTATCGGCAACAGCTCGGATGAAAAGACTCATTAAGGCAAAGTAAGGGTTGATTTCAAGTGTTAAGGAATACATCAAGTTGCACTTCAAAGTTGAGGAATACGTCGGCTGTAATTTGAGAGCTAAAAGACAAACAACTCTACGAGTAGAAGAAGTCAGTGACAGCAGCGGGGAGGTGAGTCGTCAGCTGCACGCGGATCCAGCAGTGTGGCTCACAGGGGGTGTATCTGGTGTAGGGATGTTTGGAGACCACCGCGTCAGTAATGTCCTCCAGAACCGAGGCCACGTCCATCTGtccgctgccgctgctgcacTGGGAACGCATCAACGCCATCTGCTGCTCAAAGTGTGCCATCCCGTAGTCCTCCTTCACACCGGCGGTGGCCTCGCTCCACAGTCTGGTGCTCGTGCTGGCCAAAGTTTCCCGGCTCACTTTGAAGTAACCCAGTTCAACAATGGACACTTTAACTCCCCAGTTCTTCATCTCATGGCGAAGGCAATCAGAGAAGGCTTCAACGCCGTATTTAGACACACAGTAAGACGACCTCATGGCGTTTCCCATCCTGCCGTACACGCTGGCGAGGTTCACCACCCGACCTGTCGTGAAGCACAGTGTGGATCATGTTAAGTGACAGGCATCAGTAAGTGACTGGGCTACATAATATGGTGACCGTGCAGGCTCCCTATtcatctccaaacttctccacgtgagctgtccctctgatgtacTCGCTTCTGATCTCCTCCGTCTTGGTCACTAGCAGTTTCAACTCAGGCTCTGAAACCATGGTTCCCATAGGGGGGTTAGGTCTTACCTAAAGACACTTGATAGCTTCCTAGGTGGATTATAgacttcaaattcaaatgaacaacattatatatatgaatatatagtAATTAATaaggtaaaaaagaaaaatagctctttttacaaatatatatttacgtGTCTGTAGTTAAGTAGTTAACTTCTAAAGATAGTTTTTCATGTTGAAATGTGGTGTTGAAAAACTGCTCATCATACTGAATGGATATTATTAAACATAGCTTGGCTTcactatatttattatttatttatactatataatttatttttttttaatttaattttattttttatcgtGTGATTCTGCCAGAGAAGTGACATGCttgtatttttttggatgtgatgtcttttattaattttttttatttcctgataATTACTAtctcaaaaataatttttatctcaatatacaattgtaaatgtaaGCGCAGGcataactgcctctctggcgaAGCATGTTGTATATATCCACCTAccaaccactatgtctcccatggcttcggaGCTGTTTGTCAATAcattcattcactgtctgcaaagTCAGTGAAGTGCCTTCTACTCCAAATAATGCTGCATGTGGCTAAGCTACACAGAATCTCCGTGAGAGTCATatctaaatgaaaaataaaagctgatcaGCCACTCTCAGTGCATGGCACTTGCCCTCCCACAAATAACTGATAGTACAAAGAGCTTTATTCACAAAATCCGGTGATAACAAGATTAAattaagtcatgcatgtcatTTCCAGGGCTCCTTATGAGtcacctcttcacctcccctcatctctgtccattaACGATTGACTCCAAATCCGGTGCACTCCCTCTTGATCACACATGTATTCATCACCATAGCAAATAAGAAGGGCCTGAGATCTGATCCCTGATGTAATCCAACTCCCATCCTGCTGTCACTCCTGCAGCACAACTCACCACTCTTTCTGCCCGCTTACACACCCTCATGTACTTCCATGAAGCTCCTCAAACAGAGCTACGCTCCACTGTCGTAGGCTTTCTTCAGTTCTACAAAGACGTTGCAGCTTCTTGGTCAAATGACACATCAATGTTTCCTCCAAGAATGAGATGCTAGCTGATGTTTTAGCCTGTTTTGTTTCAGTCAGCCTGTACTTCTACGCGAAACATTCCAAGCATAAACCATGTGATAAGTATTTACTGTTCTGCAATGATAATCCCCAGCATCTCAAAGCAATGAAATCCACAAGTAAACTGCCACAGTTCTTATGTCTTGTTGTAACCTAACAAGTGGCGGACCGACCTCTAGCCCTGCGGATCAGGGGCAGAACAGCGTTGGTGACCCTGATGGTGCCCCACAGGTTGACCTCCGACACTTGCTTGTAGGTGTCCATCGAGGTGAACTCCACCTCCCCGAATGTGGACAAGGAGGCGTTATTTATGACCGCCCACAGACCTGCAACAGCAAAGGCAAACACGTTCATAAGATTGTTAGGAACAAAATCAAACGTAGTATTTACCTGAGTTCTCCAGGTTGTCCTGGATGTACTCCACTGCCCGGTCCACCTGCTCTTGACTGCAGACGTCCAGCTGCAGAACCTTCATGCGATCAGAGCACAATTCCTCCAGCTTCTTCGCACCTTCACCCTTTTCAGCCTGCAATAGTGGACAAGGTGAGAATTGCAAGGTTATGATGCACCCCATTTATTGTcgtaatacatttttttgttcagcaAATGCACCTTTAACAGGCATCCAGCGAAGACTTTAAATCCAACTTTGTGCATATGTTTGGCCAGTTCATGACCAAAACCACGGTCACAACCTGTGATCAATACGGCTTTTCCTCTCACCTGCAggtcaataaaaacagaattcagattaatattattattcaagTGGCTTGAGCTCTACCAGTTGTACGATCAGGATGTGGACATAATGTCAATATTCGGAACATATTTCTATCAAGTGCTGATTGGCAGTGCGCCTATACAACAAGCATTACAATAACGAGACGTCAGTCGATGTCCATCACCTGCACTTGTCCTCTTGGAATTCGAGGCGTCGCGATGTACAGCACAAAAACTAAGTACAGGACAACTATACACTCCGTCACGCTCGTTTCTTGTAACCCCAAGATCCTAATGCCGGCGTTTAAGAGGGTTGGAAGTCCGAAGCCCAACACGACGGTGAGGAACACCGAGAATGACACCAGAAGTGCCACTCGGACCCGAGACGGCGGAGCCATCTTGAtggagtggtgtgtgtgtttactttcCAGGCGAGGCGGGCTACATCCCCTGCAGCGGGGTCACGGCACGCCCCCGGCTCCACAGCATCATCCTGCTCTGTTAAAGCTACGGACCGACTGTGGGTATCATGACGAcgcagtgttaaaaaaaatgtcgagCCAATGAAGTCGACGCGCAAATCCAATTGCACTAGCGAAACACTTTTATTGTGCCAGTTGAGCAGAATTTGAAAATTCAGTTTCCCTTCAGCGTGTTGCTTATGTGACTAAAGTTAAAACAGGAAGGTTCCATATAGTATTTCACTTTGAATTCATTTGCTTCAACTAAAACACGGTTTGTTCTGATGAATAACCGCGCGTTAAACGAAGCGGAAGTGCAAGGAGGGTAGACATCTCACGTTCGTTGCGACTCTCGTGGAAACCGGAAACTGAAAGAATAAAAGTCCGGATGCATTCTAGTTCTACTACTTGTCATTGTGTTCCTTGTGGATTTTgaataagaaaaatattttagccATATATCTAACGTTTCATTTCTTAATGTAAGTTAAATTAGTCTTGTGCAAATATACATATCAGTactgaataatgaatgaatgaataataattgtCTGGTTGTCTCCAACAGTGGTTATATTgatttgttctgtattcaaAGTCAGACATTTATCAAATAACTTATAAATGTTCTTATTTATTGTAGTTCCATTTCATCTATGtcagaaaaaaactgaattgaacTAGCGTGTAATTGAAAGTGATTATATGGGAGTGAAAATAAGGCATTAGAATacaaaactgaatttgaatGATAAAAAGGCTTCATTTAAAATCACAATTGTTTCGAGTTAGGGATTATTTATATTTCTCTGCAAATAATTAATTCTAGACAGGATCCAGATGAGAGAATAATTTCAGTGTATGTGTGTAAATTCATCATCAATAACAGTCTAAAGGTGAAGTTGTGTTGCATTAGATCACTTGTGACACATGAGCTGATTTAATATGCCAAATAGAGTCTTTATTCTTCAGATGTAAAACTCTGTGATACAGCAAACGTCCATGTGAAACAGCTTATAAATCCTATAACCCAGCAACACAAGCAGTGGCAGTAAAGACGAGGGAGGACAAAAGAGTGTCGTAAAGGCACAGCTACGGCTGACCAAACTAAGTTTGTAGCCCGTTAATACTTGTTCGCGCAATTCACATCTGCTTTCTtaaaaaggataaatatttaacaataaaaaaactctttgaatatatatattttttgttggaAATCGTTCATGTGAGGAGTGTGCGCATttcattcacattattttcctcaaatatatttctctttttttttttatcaacagtGTTTCTGGAGTAAACTGGAAGTTGTGATTGTGCGACTCAACTAACCcgagatgagaaaaaaaaggtagGTGACCAAACGTCATCATGAACACTGTTGGGATCAGTCCATGACACTCAAAAGTGCTTGCTTTATACTCTGCTTCATCTCTCATTCATTTGAGGAAAGTATCAAGCTTCTGCTGGATGTTGTCAAACGAGTCTCTTCCCATGTAGTCCGCCTGACCCTGTTCCCATTTCTGCTTCCGTTCCACCGAGgacaacacattttctgctgatGCTTGAGGTTGCGCTTGCCAGGAGATGCTTTCCTTCTGAGCGaaacaacaagaaaagaaaataacaaacGTCAAATATAAATACGGGAATAACAAAGCGCACATGCACAAAACTTCAAACTTCACAAAAAATTCAGTTTAAAACAATGGGTTGGTGAAAATTTGAATCATGCACAATGGTCTGTGTTTAAGTCATTAAATCCTTATTTTAGTAATGTTAATAGTGGATCCATTGTTGGAGTGGAGCCACAAAAATGACTGGACTCAATGGCCGTTTAGGTTCCTTTGCTTGCCAACATTTTTTGGAGTGTCTGTCAGGAAGCCTTGCCATTAGGGCTGGGCATTGTTCAGAACATCATGACTTCATGTGACTTCTTTAGGTTGCGATTCAATTTAGTTTGGATTCAATTTAACTCTAATTCAAATGCTTCGATCCCCTGTGGGGCCCACATTGGTATCCCGGTCTCAGCCCACTTGGCCCAGCTCAATATCTGAGAGGCTGCCAGCACATTCATTGTGAGCGCGTGTTGACTGGGGTGTCACATAGTTCGACTCTCAGCACCACAGAATAAAAGTGACTAAACAACGGTCAATGATAAATAATGGCAGTATAGATAAATAATAGCAAGTTTAGTTCTGATCATAACattgttaaaaatgaatgtagaaAATGAAATAGAGGTTGGTAGAATTACAAAGTACCAGCTtctcagatttttctttttattcgtTCCTTTCAATTTCAACTGAACGTTCTACCTATTGTTTCCATGACGACATCAAGACAACACAGAAGAGTGATGGACTAGTAATGTCATGCACACAAATGACCGCCAGGGCGCGACAGTGTAATGTCTCTTGTTGTCAGAGTTGAAATGTTGGTCATAGAACTAGACTCTCGTTGTACTCGTTTAAACAGTTTAAGCTTTGCACCAGAAACATTTTGCATTTTCCATGACAGAGGAAGTGAGTTTAGTTTAACATGTATTCGGCATCCAAGTACAACACAATCATTTTGTTTGAAACGCACAGAAGAGTTTAGGTGTTCAAGTGCCCTCGGCTAGAAAATGAGCTGCATGCCTGAACAATGGGGTGCACACGGGTGCGTGTGCACCTGTTACGTGTTGCACCCTGAAACATGAATTGGTATTTGAGTCCCACATTTATTCACCAACATTTCAACTTCTGAAAAAGCACGCAGCATGATCAAGATGCATTCGATTGGATGTCGATAACAAATCCTCATACCTGTGTATCTGTCAATGTTACCATCTCACCGTACTGGAACTTCATAAAACATTGAATTGAGAACATGTTAGAAAGACATTGAACGGAATACTTTATACAACCATACACAAGGTCCATACCGCACCCTCTGACTGTAAAGCAATGAAAGAAcatctgaagaaaacaaatgctgATGACTTTTGTGATAGCTATGCTGTAAGCCAAAAGGAGCGTGATGACAAGATGGGTCGGCTCTCCATTTGTTCTATAGCAATGTCACACTCTGAACACCTCCGAGAAAGGAAGATGTTAAGCCACATGCAATGCTCCATGACATGAGCTGTTGATGGATGATTGATTTCACACAGTTATTCTATATCCGCTTTTAGCGGCAGGATGAACCTTAAGATTATTCACCTCAACACAGCCGGAGTGGAAGGGCTGTTCTCCGTATTGCTCCTGCAGCTTTGGCACCACGTTGCTGGAGTACAACCTCCACCATTCCAGCAAGAAGTTGGGATGTGCACTTCCTTCGTGCACATCCCTggacatttgctttgtttttggaTCGTACGTATAGTTCCATGGTTTAGTCTGTCCAAGGAAGTGGACAATCTTTGCATCGCGACCATACCTGAAACAAGCCATGGTGGTAGGTTAGAGCCGCAGCACATggtcaagacaaaaaaaaataataacaaagaaGGATTCACAATGGTTTCAATAAAAGAGGGAGCGAGGGGGGAGTCAAAATGTGTCTGCTGTCGAATACAGATGGATTTCATTGAAAGAAGTTTTCTAGATGTTCTGTTTTGATGAGATTGCATGACTGACTTTGAACCAGGTGCTGTAGTTGTGTTTCTCGGGAACGCTCAGTTCTCCAAATGGACGTGGCTTTCTCCAGATGGATGTGTGAGCGAGTAATTGTTTGTATGAATCTCAGCATTATTAAAACATGAAACTCCACCATAAGACTTTTAAGtgattttgcaaaaaaaaaaaaaataatctaaatgTCCATTGAAGAAAGAAAGTCCTTCCGCTCAGAAAGTGACCATGTTGCAGTACTGAAGGATTTTTGTCTCAATCTTAATATCATTCTGAAGAGCACAGACATTGTGGgtgaaaacacaaagacaaatgtgCCACAAACAGCTGCCCATAGTTCATTGTTGTTGCCAAATCTGATACATTTTAGCGCCCAAAAAATATTTGACAAGGAATCCTGTATCATGTCGCAGCTATAAAATATTGTAACCACACGTGCACGTTGTAATAGGTTAAAATAAAGTCATTGTCTGTTATGTTGTCAATGACTTCCAGAAAATCAGTGCTGCTGACGTCACTTATCAGGCTTCCAGAACATGCAAATGCTCCTCTCAGAGATTTCTTCTGACACAATTGGATGGGGtctatggaaaaacatgaaaTCTTTAAATAACACTACTATTCTGGGATAAGCAATCAGCTGTTGGGGGAGCTCAGGCTGGAAATCCAAACCTAGACCTGTTGCCTGTTGGCTAATGCTCCTCCAGAGCTGCCAGAATCTTGCTGCTTGTGTCGCTTCGTAACCTGATGTCATGCCAGCGCGTGACTGCACATTCATCTGCGTATCTGCTTACATCT encodes:
- the bdh1 gene encoding D-beta-hydroxybutyrate dehydrogenase, mitochondrial, with translation MAPPSRVRVALLVSFSVFLTVVLGFGLPTLLNAGIRILGLQETSVTECIVVLYLVFVLYIATPRIPRGQVQVRGKAVLITGCDRGFGHELAKHMHKVGFKVFAGCLLKAEKGEGAKKLEELCSDRMKVLQLDVCSQEQVDRAVEYIQDNLENSGLWAVINNASLSTFGEVEFTSMDTYKQVSEVNLWGTIRVTNAVLPLIRRARGRVVNLASVYGRMGNAMRSSYCVSKYGVEAFSDCLRHEMKNWGVKVSIVELGYFKVSRETLASTSTRLWSEATAGVKEDYGMAHFEQQMALMRSQCSSGSGQMDVASVLEDITDAVVSKHPYTRYTPCEPHCWIRVQLTTHLPAAVTDFFYS